In one window of Gossypium arboreum isolate Shixiya-1 chromosome 4, ASM2569848v2, whole genome shotgun sequence DNA:
- the LOC108460746 gene encoding serine/threonine-protein kinase PBL34, which translates to MGLVPGDIQVGPWNVEKSKGKKKKDSEDGEPGCWFKFRFMGNCLSPRTKMEGSTSGTSTPYAESKSTNESNDTANKSNDTSRGQPVVPVVTSSTTTNAGSTPSTPNISEELKIASQLRKFSFNDLRLATRSFRPESLLGEGGFGCVFKGWISENGNAPVKPGTGLPVAVKTLNHDGLQGHREWLAEVNYLGDLLHPNLVKLIGYCIEDDQRLLVYEFMPRGSLENHLFRRSMPLPWSTRMKIALGAAKGLAFLHEEAERPVIYRDFKTSNILLDADYNAKLSDFGLAKDGPEGDKTHVSTRVMGTYGYAAPEYVMTGHLTSKSDVYSFGVVLLEMLTGRRSMDKNRPNGEHNLVEWARPYLAERRRFYRLIDPRLEGHFSIKGAQRAIQLAAHCLSRDPKARPLMSGVVETLKPLPNLKDMACTSSQFQAMQIERMASTSKSRTGTRAPAALSIRNGQPTRSPLTQNGPQISPYHNNLPYRSPKPNAGQPLR; encoded by the exons ATGGGATTAGTTCCAGGTGATATCCAGGTGGGGCCTTGGAATGTTGAAAAATccaaagggaaaaagaagaaagatAGTGAAGATGGTGAGCCTGGATGTTGGTTTAAGTTTAGGTTTATGGGAAACTGCTTGTCTCCAAGAACCAAAATGGAGGGTTCCACTAGTGGAACCAGCACTCCATATg CTGAAAGTAAATCAACGAACGAGTCAAATGACACCGCAAATAAGTCAAATGACACCAGCAGAGGTCAGCCAGTTGTTCCAGTTGTGACATCTTCAACTACTACCAATGCTGGAAGTACTCCGTCGACTCCAAATATAAGTGAGGAGCTTAAAATTGCTTCGCAGCTTAGAAAATTCTCCTTTAACGATCTTAGGTTAGCAACAAGGAGTTTTAGACCAGAGAGTCTTCTCGGTGAAGGTGGGTTTGGTTGTGTATTCAAAGGTTGGATCAGTGAGAACGGAAATGCTCCTGTGAAACCAGGCACAGGGTTGCCTGTGGCAGTCAAAACCCTTAACCATGACGGACTTCAGGGCCATAGAGAATGGCTT GCTGAAGTTAATTATCTCGGTGACCTCCTTCATCCTAATTTGGTCAAATTGATCGGTTATTGCATTGAGGATGATCAAAGACTACTTGTCTACGAGTTTATGCCCCGAGGAAGCCTGGAGAATCATCTCTTCAGAA GGTCCATGCCTCTTCCTTGGTCCACCCGAATGAAAATTGCACTTGGTGCTGCAAAGGGTCTCGCTTTTCTTCATGAGGAGGCTGAACGGCCTGTAATATATCGAGACTTCAAAACATCGAATATACTGTTAGATGCG GATTACAATGCCAAACTTTCTGACTTTGGACTTGCAAAAGATGGTCCGGAGGGAGATAAGACTCATGTATCTACTCGTGTAATGGGAACCTATGGCTATGCGGCACCTGAGTATGTTATGACAG GTCATCTTACATCAAAGAGTGATGTATATAGCTTCGGGGTGGTACTGCTTGAGATGCTGACTGGCCGAAGATCCATGGACAAAAACCGACCAAATGGGGAGCATAACCTGGTGGAATGGGCTCGTCCCTATCTTGCAGAGAGACGAAGATTTTATCGACTTATAGATCCCCGCCTTGAAGGGCACTTCTCGATAAAAGGTGCTCAGAGAGCTATTCAATTGGCTGCCCATTGCCTTAGCCGTGATCCGAAAGCCAGACCTTTGATGAGTGGAGTTGTTGAAACCTTAAAGCCTCTGCCAAATCTCAAGGACATGGCTTGTACTTCTTCCCAGTTCCAAGCCATGCAAATTGAGCGCATGGCATCGACATCAAAATCTAGAACTGGAACTAGAGCTCCGGCAGCATTGTCAATAAGGAATGGACAACCTACTAGGAGCCCTCTCACTCAGAATGGTCCGCAGATCTCCC